The following coding sequences lie in one bacterium genomic window:
- a CDS encoding class I SAM-dependent methyltransferase, which yields MSSSPERCSLCGGNSFEVVATKLRYKKDQKGYHCNGCSLVFLHPPMSPEEERRFYEEEYGIIYSEEKNTTPKDLFTARQDDARMYLDWSRDWLTEQDDCLEVGCASGYFLAVLRGQVKSVLGLETHKELRSFCQEMGIPMGESLADCPDDSVDRFFAFFVLEHLGDPAIFLSEARRVCRPGGSIVLVVPNVEDALLSLYELEAFRDFYFTPAHQFYYSRQTLGKLFEKCGFQKFTIIPKQRYDLSNHMVWMISGRPGGMGKFNHAFDGELLDAYKKSLESRFLCDTLLAVIDVDSK from the coding sequence ATGAGCTCTTCTCCTGAACGGTGCTCCCTCTGCGGGGGAAACTCCTTCGAGGTAGTGGCCACCAAGCTTCGCTACAAGAAGGACCAAAAGGGCTACCACTGCAACGGCTGTTCCCTGGTCTTTCTTCATCCGCCCATGTCGCCGGAGGAAGAGCGCCGTTTTTACGAGGAAGAATACGGAATCATTTACAGCGAGGAGAAGAACACTACCCCCAAGGATCTTTTCACCGCGCGGCAGGACGACGCCCGGATGTATCTTGACTGGAGCCGGGACTGGCTCACGGAGCAGGACGATTGCCTGGAGGTCGGCTGTGCGTCGGGCTATTTTCTCGCCGTCCTTCGGGGTCAGGTGAAGTCGGTCCTGGGGCTCGAGACGCACAAGGAGCTCCGGAGCTTCTGCCAAGAGATGGGGATTCCCATGGGGGAATCACTCGCCGATTGCCCGGACGATTCGGTGGATCGTTTCTTCGCTTTTTTCGTCCTCGAGCATCTGGGCGATCCCGCGATTTTTCTCTCCGAGGCTCGCCGCGTCTGCCGGCCGGGGGGGAGCATCGTTCTCGTGGTTCCCAACGTGGAGGACGCGCTTCTCTCGTTGTATGAGTTGGAGGCGTTCCGGGATTTCTACTTCACGCCGGCCCATCAGTTCTATTATTCGCGGCAGACGCTGGGGAAGCTGTTCGAAAAGTGCGGATTCCAGAAATTTACGATCATTCCCAAACAACGGTACGACCTCTCCAACCACATGGTCTGGATGATTTCGGGACGCCCCGGAGGGATGGGAAAATTCAACCATGCCTTTGACGGGGAACTCCTCGATGCCTACAAGAAAAGTCTCGAATCGAGGTTCCTTTGCGATACGCTCCTCGCCGTCATTGACGTGGATTCGAAATGA
- a CDS encoding NAD-dependent epimerase/dehydratase family protein translates to LQEDRHPAPVSFYGVSKAAAETCVRHFGLQGGDFTIFRMFNIYGPGQNLENLRQGMASIYLAYLLRGEPILVKGSLDRYRDFLYIDDVVNAWLAAWRSPRAAGKTYNLGSGEKTTVRSLLNAMLAADGKSQDEYPVVQAEGTPGDLIGNYADISAIRQDLEWSPGVDLQEGLKRMIEWARSQPLPSSSS, encoded by the coding sequence CCTGCAGGAGGACAGACACCCCGCGCCGGTTTCGTTCTACGGGGTGTCGAAGGCGGCAGCGGAGACCTGCGTCCGCCATTTCGGTCTTCAGGGGGGAGATTTCACCATCTTCCGGATGTTCAACATATACGGGCCGGGACAAAACCTGGAGAACCTCCGGCAGGGGATGGCCAGCATTTATCTGGCGTACCTTCTGCGCGGGGAGCCGATTCTCGTCAAGGGCTCCCTTGATCGCTACAGGGATTTTCTTTACATCGACGATGTGGTGAATGCCTGGCTCGCCGCGTGGCGCAGCCCTCGCGCCGCGGGAAAGACGTACAATCTCGGCTCGGGGGAGAAGACCACGGTTCGCTCGCTTCTCAACGCCATGCTTGCGGCGGACGGCAAATCGCAGGATGAATACCCCGTTGTCCAGGCGGAAGGAACGCCGGGGGATTTGATCGGAAATTATGCCGATATTTCGGCCATCCGGCAGGATCTGGAATGGTCTCCCGGCGTAGATTTGCAGGAGGGTCTGAAAAGGATGATCGAATGGGCCCGGTCGCAACCGTTACCATCGTCTTCCTCTTGA